The Cytophagia bacterium CHB2 genome contains the following window.
GAAAGGAAATGGGGAAATGGTGTTGAGCATGAAGTGATGACTCATAATCGTGCCTTTCGGTGCGAAAAGTTTATTGAAAATGGTTCTTTGCATGGAAGAAGCTAAATGTCAAAAACAGTCATTCCAACTTACGACGCCTTGATGACGCCGATTCTTCAAGCACTCAAAAGTCTCGGTGGTTCAGGAACGATTGAAGAAATCAATGAAAAAGTTGCTGAAATTGCCAAGCTTTCAGACGAACAGTTAGAAGTATTGCACGATCCGAATAGAGGTGGAGGACAAACCGAAGTCGAATATCGGCTAGCATGGGCCAGAACTTATCTCAAAAGATATGGCGTATTAGAGAATTCTTCACGAGGAGTGTGGGCTTTAACACCCGCAGGCAGCAAGCTTGATCGGGTGGATGAAAAAGACGTTGTGCGGACGATCCGAGCACAAATAAAGAAGGATCATGAAGAGTCGGAGAATGAATTCAATGAGCCGGATGAAAAAGTAACATGGCGTGAAGAACTTTTGAATACCCTGATCAAAATGCAGCCATCTGCTTTCGAAAGGCTGGTTCAAAGAATGTTACGCGAATCGGGCTTCATTCAAGTTGAAGTCACCGGCCGAAGCGGCGATGGCGGCATTGACGGAAGGGGTATTATGCGGCTAGGGGGCTTGCTCAGTTTTCATGTCATTTTCCAGTGTAAAAAATGGCAAGGCTCAGTTAGTGCTGGTCAAGTCAGGGATTTCAGAGGCGCGATGGTCGGACGAGCGGATAAAGGCTTGTTGATTACGACAGGCACTTTTACAAAGGATGCTGTACGAGAAGCAACGCGAGATGGTGCACCAGCTATTGATCTTATTGATGGTGAGCAATTCTTGGATAAGCTCAAAGAGCTTGGTTTGGGTGTTCAAACTCGAAAAGTTGAGATTGAAGAAATCACAGTTGAGAATGAGTGGTTCGAAAGCATATAAAGCACCTCATCTGCGCTTCCGTACTGACATTTTATGAAATTTGGTCATCGAAATAAGTAATCCTTATGTCGGTTATTAGCTGTGACATCTGTTGAAATAACCTCCCATGTCACATGAGTTTTCATGTTCAAATTCGCCGCTCAGTTGCTCGTTTCCTGATGTCATTCAGCAGGAATCCTGTGAAGTATAAAGCCAGTACCGAATTCTCACAAGATTCTTTCAGATTGACATGTAGGGATGGATCTTATTTTCAGAGTAAAAATGCCTCCGGTTGTTTCAAGTACGCAAAAAGATTCTTTCAGAGTGACAATGAACATTCTCCGCTGACGCCAGAAAAAATTTATCGGATGAGTTCATGCTTCCATTGGCACAAAGTCAATTCTCTGTTGCCGGCAATTCTGTTTGCGGCCATGTCGCTGCCCGCCTGTGCAGAGAGGCCAGAAAGCCGTGCGCCGATGATGAACTCGACGCCGGTTCCACTTACAAGAAATGAAAACCTTGACTCTCTCATCGATCTCGATGCCGACGGCTTTCCAGATGTGGCAGAATTGCAAGATGAACAGGATCGCCGCAATTTCCGGCGTTGGTTCGTCTCGATTGCAGAGTCGCAACTTTATAAAGAAGACCCGGCCTGGCGCACGGATGATCACGATTGCGCGGGTTTGATTCGATTTGCCTATCGTGAAGCTTTAAAAAAACATGACACCGATTGGTTGCGCCGTAAACGGTTTCTGCTCGATGCGGCGATTCCGGATGTGCGCAAATATAATTATCCGAAAGTGCCATTGATCAAAACCAAAATTTTTCGCACACGCGAAGGCCAATTCCGCGAAACGGATCTGGCAGACACGACGTTTGCCGTCACCGCAATGGCCGCAAAAATGAGAAGCTACAACACGGTTTTCCTCGGAAAAACGCTGGAAAACGTGCAGCCGGGTGATTTGCTTTTTTATCTCAATGCCGGTGATGTGAACATGCCGCAACATTCCATGATTTTCCTCGGTGACCAACGAAGGCCTGCGAGTTATGAAGATGCGGTAATTTATCACACCGGCCCGCGCGAGGCAGAGCCTGGCGTACTCAAGAAAGTCCGGCTGCTCGATCTTCTGCAGCATCCGGATGATCGCTGGCATCCCGCGCCGGAGAATCAATACTTCCTGGGATTCTATCGCTGGAAGATACTTGACTAATGATTTCGAATGCCTCTGTTCGTTTTCATGATAAATCTAATCATTGAGGTGGCAGCATGAAAGGCAAGTTGTTTGCGAGCGCGCTGATCCTATGCCTGACGCCGTTGGCGCAGGCGCAATACTTCAGCCTGGAAACGCCCAAAATTTATTCGCCCGGCGAGAAAGTCGTGATCAATCTTTCGGCGGAAAACATCAAAGGATCGATTTTCTTTCGCGCCTACAAAATCGCAGACCCCAATTCATTTTTTCAGCAGCAATCGGATCCGCACAGCCCGCAGCAATTGCTCAACATTCGTGAGTCGAATGCCATCGACATTCTGCGCGCTGCACGAAACCGTTTGCAGCGCGATCAACGCCAGGTATTCCGCGACAATATGACGCCGCAAACGCGCACCGACGTGAAGAACACGCTCGGCATTCCGGCATTCTCCGTGGCCACGCGCGCGAGCCGCCTGCTCTCGCCGCTTAAAAATTATCCCCTGCTCAAAACTTGGGAAATCACGGAATTTGGCAGTTCGGAAGAATACACCTATCGCGATATTGAAGTCGATTTGCACGAAACCGGCGCGTATCTCATCGAAGCATTCAACGACAAGTTGATGGCGCATACGGCTGTAGTCATCTCGCCGCTGGGCATGATCACCAAAAGCTCGCCGCAAGGCACGATGGTTTTTGTCTGCAACAAAATGACGGGTGAGCCGGTTCCCGGGGTGAGCCTTCGCCTGATTCAGCAACGCAAAGAACAGGCAACCGAGGTGACCGACAAAAACGGCCTGGCGCAATTTGCGCCCAAGCTATTGAGCGAAAGTGATGAAGATGAGTTCGGCTCTGTTCGGCTTATTCTTGGTCAAAAGGACAGCGATTTCGTGTTGTCTGATCCGTATTACTATTTTTCCGGAGAAGGCCGGCAATATGTCGTGCACGCTTATACCGATCGCCCGATTTATCGTCCCGGCCAGACGGTTTACTTCAAGAGCATTGTGCGGCAGTTGACAGAAGCAGGTTATCAAGTTTACAGCAACAGCGACGTCGAAATCAAAGTTACGGATGCGCGCGGGAATGAGATTTATCGCCAAACGCTGAAGACGAATGACAACGGCTCGGTGAGCGGCGAGTTGGCGTTGGCAGAGGAACCGCCGCTGGGAAGTTATCAGCTTACGACCACGATTCCGGGTGGCATCACGCATTATGCCTCATTTAAAGTTGAAGAATACAAAAAACCGGAGTATAAGGTTGAGGTAACATGCGACAAGGAGCATTACGCCAACGGTGATTTAATTACTGCAAAGATCAAGGCGGATTATTATTTCGGCAGTCCGGTGGCAAATGCACAAGTCGACTACTATATCTTTCGCGGGCGATTCTGGCGGCCGTGGTGGTATGGCACCGAATATGCCTGGTATTATGAAGATGAAGATTATGGCGGAGGCTATAGCTACCGCGCCGAGCTGTTGCAAAGCGAGTCCGGGTATCTCGATGAAAATGGGGAATTCACGCTGACTTATCAAGCGCCG
Protein-coding sequences here:
- a CDS encoding restriction endonuclease; translation: MSKTVIPTYDALMTPILQALKSLGGSGTIEEINEKVAEIAKLSDEQLEVLHDPNRGGGQTEVEYRLAWARTYLKRYGVLENSSRGVWALTPAGSKLDRVDEKDVVRTIRAQIKKDHEESENEFNEPDEKVTWREELLNTLIKMQPSAFERLVQRMLRESGFIQVEVTGRSGDGGIDGRGIMRLGGLLSFHVIFQCKKWQGSVSAGQVRDFRGAMVGRADKGLLITTGTFTKDAVREATRDGAPAIDLIDGEQFLDKLKELGLGVQTRKVEIEEITVENEWFESI
- a CDS encoding DUF1175 family protein → MSFHVQIRRSVARFLMSFSRNPVKYKASTEFSQDSFRLTCRDGSYFQSKNASGCFKYAKRFFQSDNEHSPLTPEKIYRMSSCFHWHKVNSLLPAILFAAMSLPACAERPESRAPMMNSTPVPLTRNENLDSLIDLDADGFPDVAELQDEQDRRNFRRWFVSIAESQLYKEDPAWRTDDHDCAGLIRFAYREALKKHDTDWLRRKRFLLDAAIPDVRKYNYPKVPLIKTKIFRTREGQFRETDLADTTFAVTAMAAKMRSYNTVFLGKTLENVQPGDLLFYLNAGDVNMPQHSMIFLGDQRRPASYEDAVIYHTGPREAEPGVLKKVRLLDLLQHPDDRWHPAPENQYFLGFYRWKILD